A stretch of the Synechocystis sp. PCC 7338 genome encodes the following:
- the purD gene encoding phosphoribosylamine--glycine ligase, translating into MKVAVIGSGGREHTLVWSLVRSPEVSHCYCLPGNGGTAGLPKTANVAIAVDQLGEICQFCQTEKIDLVVVGPELPLTLGLTDQLQALGVKVFGPTKAGAELEASKSWTKRLLVEAGVPTAFGETFTNPEPAQAYATKMGAPIVVKADGLAAGKGVIVAQTLAEATTAIIELFDQGFVKIVVEEFLPGEEVSVLALCDGKTVIPLLPAQDHKRIGEGDQGLNTGGMGAYCPAPIAPPAVIDQVQKQILQPTANALAKRGIDYRGVLYAGLMVSPAGEIKVLEYNCRFGDPETQAVLPLLATPLEKVLMACVDQTLDQLEPLQWHTGNTVCVVVAAGGYPGSYRKGDEINGLAEAEAQNVTVFHAGTELKNSKVLTNGGRVLGVTALGEDLSTAIATVYRGVEQINFEGMYYRRDIGHKAL; encoded by the coding sequence ATGAAGGTGGCAGTTATTGGTAGCGGTGGACGGGAACATACTTTGGTTTGGTCATTGGTTCGGTCGCCAGAAGTGAGCCATTGCTATTGCTTACCTGGAAATGGTGGCACGGCCGGGTTACCCAAAACCGCCAATGTGGCGATCGCCGTCGATCAACTGGGGGAAATCTGTCAATTTTGCCAAACGGAAAAGATTGATTTAGTAGTGGTGGGGCCGGAATTGCCCCTTACCCTGGGATTAACGGATCAACTGCAAGCGTTGGGCGTAAAAGTTTTTGGCCCCACTAAAGCCGGGGCCGAATTGGAAGCAAGCAAATCCTGGACGAAACGGTTATTAGTCGAAGCAGGGGTTCCCACAGCTTTTGGAGAAACTTTTACCAACCCAGAACCAGCCCAGGCCTATGCCACCAAGATGGGAGCCCCCATAGTGGTGAAAGCTGACGGTTTGGCGGCGGGTAAAGGGGTGATTGTGGCCCAAACTTTGGCCGAAGCAACCACGGCGATCATCGAATTATTTGACCAGGGCTTTGTCAAAATTGTGGTGGAGGAATTTTTACCGGGGGAAGAAGTTTCCGTGCTAGCCCTGTGTGACGGTAAAACCGTAATTCCCCTACTACCAGCCCAGGATCACAAACGCATTGGGGAAGGGGATCAAGGCCTCAATACCGGTGGCATGGGGGCCTACTGTCCTGCTCCCATCGCGCCCCCAGCGGTCATAGACCAGGTGCAAAAACAAATTTTACAACCCACGGCTAACGCCCTAGCTAAGCGGGGTATTGATTACCGAGGGGTGTTATACGCTGGCTTAATGGTCAGTCCCGCCGGGGAAATTAAAGTGTTGGAATATAACTGTCGTTTTGGCGATCCTGAAACCCAAGCGGTGTTGCCCCTCCTCGCCACTCCCCTGGAAAAAGTGTTAATGGCCTGTGTGGACCAAACCCTAGACCAGTTGGAGCCACTGCAATGGCATACCGGTAATACAGTTTGTGTGGTGGTGGCCGCTGGAGGCTATCCCGGTAGTTACCGCAAAGGCGATGAAATTAATGGTTTGGCTGAGGCTGAAGCCCAAAATGTCACAGTATTCCATGCCGGAACCGAACTTAAGAACAGTAAAGTGCTCACCAATGGTGGCCGGGTGCTGGGGGTCACAGCCCTAGGGGAAGACTTATCCACGGCGATCGCCACTGTTTACCGGGGAGTAGAACAAATTAATTTTGAGGGCATGTATTACCGACGGGACATTGGCCACAAAGCCCTTTGA
- a CDS encoding TIGR04282 family arsenosugar biosynthesis glycosyltransferase, whose translation MVEQHLLIFTRWPEPGKTKTRLIPALGPGGAAKLQQQLTEHTAQTAHDFRCQTDAPCQISVFYTGGTRQQMEQWLGTNFCYQPQAMGNLGDRLQQSCQWAFGQGSQKVVIIGIDCPGVTPELLQITFTALDSYSAVLGPALDGGYYLMGLTKFNPAYFQQIDWGTERVYQQTLTKIVQNGDRPYKLPALPDIDHPADLQYLPTIFTNTAPT comes from the coding sequence ATGGTTGAACAACATTTACTCATTTTCACCCGTTGGCCGGAACCAGGAAAAACGAAAACTCGCCTGATCCCCGCGCTCGGCCCTGGGGGAGCGGCCAAGCTACAACAACAACTGACGGAACATACGGCTCAAACCGCCCATGATTTTCGCTGCCAAACCGATGCCCCTTGTCAAATAAGTGTCTTTTACACTGGTGGAACTAGACAGCAGATGGAACAATGGCTAGGAACTAATTTTTGTTATCAACCCCAAGCAATGGGAAATTTAGGCGATCGCCTGCAACAATCTTGCCAGTGGGCCTTTGGACAGGGTAGCCAAAAAGTGGTGATTATCGGCATTGACTGCCCCGGTGTGACCCCAGAACTCCTCCAAATCACTTTCACTGCCTTGGATAGTTATTCGGCGGTGTTGGGGCCCGCCCTCGATGGAGGTTATTATCTAATGGGCTTGACTAAGTTTAACCCTGCTTATTTCCAGCAAATCGATTGGGGCACCGAGAGAGTTTATCAACAGACCCTAACCAAAATTGTCCAAAACGGCGATCGCCCTTACAAATTACCTGCCCTACCGGACATAGACCATCCCGCGGACCTACAATATCTGCCCACCATTTTCACCAACACAGCCCCAACTTAG
- the rpsL gene encoding 30S ribosomal protein S12, whose amino-acid sequence MPTIQQLIRSERSKVQKKTKSPALKQCPQRRGVCTRVYTTTPKKPNSALRKVARVRLTSGFEVTAYIPGIGHNLQEHSVVLIRGGRVKDLPGVRYHIVRGTLDATGVKDRKQGRSKYGTKREKAKK is encoded by the coding sequence ATGCCAACTATCCAGCAGCTAATTCGTAGCGAACGCTCGAAGGTACAGAAGAAAACTAAATCCCCTGCCCTCAAGCAATGCCCCCAGCGGCGGGGAGTCTGTACTAGGGTCTACACCACCACCCCCAAAAAACCCAACTCAGCCCTACGGAAAGTGGCCCGGGTAAGGCTCACCTCTGGGTTTGAAGTGACGGCCTACATCCCCGGCATTGGCCACAACCTGCAGGAACACTCCGTAGTCCTGATCCGGGGCGGTCGGGTGAAAGACCTGCCTGGGGTTCGTTACCATATTGTGCGGGGGACGCTGGATGCCACCGGGGTTAAAGACCGGAAACAGGGTCGCTCCAAGTACGGCACCAAACGGGAAAAAGCGAAGAAATAA
- the rpsG gene encoding 30S ribosomal protein S7, protein MSRRGNVKKRPVPPDPVYNSTLLSMTIRRVMRSGKKSLASSIVYNALTSVGEKTGEDPLEVFEKAIKNLTPLVEVKARRVGGATYQVPMEVRPARGTALALRWLVHFSRARGGRTMESKLANEIMDAANETGAAIKKREETHRMAEANKAFAHYRY, encoded by the coding sequence ATGTCTCGTCGTGGCAACGTCAAAAAGCGCCCTGTCCCCCCGGATCCCGTTTACAACAGCACTCTGCTGAGCATGACCATCCGTCGGGTGATGCGCTCCGGTAAAAAATCCTTGGCTTCTAGCATTGTTTACAATGCCTTGACCTCCGTTGGTGAAAAAACCGGCGAAGATCCCTTGGAAGTATTTGAAAAGGCGATCAAAAATCTGACTCCCCTAGTGGAAGTTAAAGCCCGTCGGGTTGGGGGTGCCACCTACCAAGTGCCCATGGAAGTTCGCCCTGCCCGGGGGACTGCTCTGGCCTTGCGCTGGTTGGTGCATTTTTCCCGTGCTCGGGGTGGTCGCACCATGGAAAGCAAATTGGCTAACGAAATTATGGATGCCGCCAATGAAACCGGCGCCGCCATCAAAAAGCGGGAAGAAACCCACCGCATGGCCGAGGCCAACAAAGCCTTTGCCCATTACCGCTACTAG
- the fusA gene encoding elongation factor G produces MARTVPLERIRNIGIAAHIDAGKTTTTERILFYSGVVHKIGEVHEGTAVTDWMAQERERGITITAAAISTDWLGHHINIIDTPGHVDFTIEVERSMRVLDGVIAVFCSVGGVQPQSETVWRQAERYQVPRIAFINKMDRTGANFFRVCQQIGDRLRANAVPIQIPIGSEAEFEGIVDLVRMKAYLYKNDLGTDIQEVPIPAAVQDKAEEYHLRLVESVAEADDALMEKYLEGEELTADELVAGLRRGTIAGTMVPVLCGSAFKNKGVQLLLDAVVDYLPSPLEVPAIEGHLPDGEVAARPADDEAPLSALAFKVMADPFGRLTFVRVYSGVLAKGSYVLNSSKEKKERISRLIILKADERIEVDQLNAGDLGAVLGLKDTLTGDTLCDDQEPIILESLFIPQPVISVAVEPKTKQDMDKLSKALQSLSEEDPTFRVSVDPETNQTVIAGMGELHLEILVDRMLREFKVEANVGAPQVAYRETIRKAVQAEGKFIRQSGGKGQYGHVVIEVEPTEPGTGFEFVSKIVGGVIPKEYIAPSEQGMKEACASGVLAGYPVIDLKATLVDGSFHDVDSSEMAFKIAGSMAIREAVGQADPVLLEPVMKVEIEVPDDFMGNVIGDLNARRGHIEGQETEQGIAKVAASVPLAEMFGYATDIRSKTQGRGIFSMEFSHYAEVPRNVAEAIVAKSRGYA; encoded by the coding sequence ATGGCTCGCACAGTGCCCCTAGAACGAATACGTAACATTGGTATCGCCGCCCACATTGATGCGGGTAAGACCACCACGACGGAACGGATTTTGTTCTACTCTGGCGTGGTCCATAAAATCGGTGAGGTTCATGAAGGTACAGCGGTGACGGATTGGATGGCCCAGGAAAGGGAACGAGGCATCACCATCACCGCCGCTGCCATTAGTACCGATTGGTTGGGGCACCATATCAATATTATCGACACTCCGGGGCACGTGGATTTCACCATTGAGGTGGAACGCTCCATGCGGGTACTGGACGGAGTAATTGCTGTATTTTGTTCCGTGGGGGGAGTGCAACCCCAATCGGAAACGGTGTGGCGTCAGGCGGAACGGTACCAAGTACCCCGCATTGCCTTTATCAATAAAATGGACCGCACCGGGGCTAACTTTTTCCGAGTTTGTCAGCAGATTGGTGATCGCCTGCGGGCCAATGCAGTGCCCATTCAAATCCCCATTGGTAGTGAAGCGGAATTTGAAGGTATTGTGGATCTGGTGCGGATGAAGGCCTACCTCTACAAAAACGATTTGGGCACGGACATCCAAGAGGTTCCCATTCCTGCTGCAGTGCAAGATAAAGCAGAAGAATATCACCTGCGTTTGGTGGAATCAGTGGCGGAAGCAGATGATGCTCTGATGGAAAAATATTTAGAAGGGGAAGAGTTGACCGCCGATGAATTGGTGGCTGGTCTACGGCGGGGAACCATTGCCGGCACCATGGTGCCAGTGCTTTGCGGCTCTGCATTTAAAAATAAGGGAGTTCAGCTTTTACTCGATGCGGTGGTGGATTACCTCCCCTCCCCTCTGGAAGTACCGGCGATCGAGGGACATTTACCCGATGGGGAAGTGGCCGCTAGACCAGCGGACGATGAAGCTCCCCTGTCGGCTTTGGCCTTTAAAGTGATGGCGGATCCCTTTGGTCGGCTCACCTTTGTGCGGGTTTATTCCGGTGTGTTGGCCAAGGGCAGTTATGTCTTGAATTCCAGCAAAGAAAAGAAAGAGCGCATTTCCCGCCTAATCATACTCAAAGCCGATGAGCGCATCGAGGTTGATCAGCTTAACGCCGGAGATCTAGGGGCAGTGCTGGGGCTCAAGGACACCCTCACCGGTGACACTCTTTGTGACGACCAAGAACCAATTATTTTAGAGTCCCTGTTTATTCCCCAGCCAGTCATTTCCGTGGCGGTGGAACCAAAAACCAAACAGGATATGGACAAGCTTTCCAAGGCTTTGCAGTCCCTATCTGAAGAGGATCCCACCTTCCGGGTCAGCGTCGATCCAGAAACCAATCAAACGGTGATCGCCGGCATGGGAGAATTGCATTTAGAAATTCTGGTAGACCGAATGCTGCGGGAATTTAAGGTGGAGGCCAATGTGGGGGCTCCCCAGGTAGCTTATCGAGAAACCATTCGTAAGGCAGTGCAGGCGGAAGGTAAATTCATTCGCCAAAGTGGAGGTAAAGGCCAATATGGCCATGTGGTCATTGAGGTGGAGCCCACCGAGCCGGGGACGGGCTTTGAATTTGTCTCTAAAATCGTCGGTGGCGTCATTCCAAAGGAATATATTGCCCCGTCGGAACAGGGGATGAAGGAAGCCTGTGCTTCGGGGGTATTGGCGGGCTACCCAGTCATTGACCTCAAAGCCACCTTGGTAGATGGGTCTTTCCATGATGTGGACTCATCGGAAATGGCCTTCAAGATTGCTGGTTCCATGGCAATCCGGGAGGCTGTGGGCCAAGCTGACCCTGTACTCCTGGAGCCGGTCATGAAAGTCGAGATTGAAGTTCCTGATGACTTCATGGGCAACGTGATCGGTGACCTCAATGCCCGTCGGGGCCACATTGAGGGCCAGGAAACGGAGCAGGGCATAGCCAAAGTGGCCGCTAGTGTCCCATTAGCGGAAATGTTTGGTTATGCGACCGATATCCGGTCAAAAACCCAAGGCCGGGGTATTTTTTCGATGGAATTTAGCCATTATGCAGAAGTACCCCGTAATGTTGCCGAGGCGATCGTCGCCAAAAGCAGAGGGTATGCCTAA
- the tuf gene encoding elongation factor Tu — MARAKFERTKDHVNIGTIGHVDHGKTTLTAAITMTLAELGGAKARKYEDIDAAPEEKARGITINTAHVEYETDSRHYAHVDCPGHADYVKNMITGAAQMDGAILVVSAADGPMPQTREHILLAKQVGVPKLVVFLNKKDMVDDEELLELVELEVRELLSDYDFPGDDIPIVAGSALKAIEGDAEYKAAILELMKAVDDYIDTPEREVDKPFLMAVEDVFSITGRGTVATGRIERGKVKVGETVEIVGIKDTRNTTVTGVEMFQKTLDEGMAGDNVGLLLRGVQKEDIERGMVLAKPGSITPHTEFEGEVYVLKKEEGGRHTPFFANYRPQFYVRTTDVTGTIKSYTADDGSAVEMVMPGDRIKMTVELINPIAIEQGMRFAIREGGRTIGAGVVSKILK, encoded by the coding sequence ATGGCACGCGCAAAATTTGAACGGACGAAAGACCACGTAAACATTGGCACCATTGGTCACGTTGACCACGGTAAAACCACCCTAACGGCGGCGATCACCATGACCTTGGCGGAATTGGGTGGTGCCAAAGCCCGGAAATATGAAGATATTGATGCGGCTCCTGAGGAAAAAGCCCGGGGTATTACCATCAATACCGCCCACGTTGAGTATGAAACTGATAGCCGTCACTATGCCCACGTGGACTGTCCTGGTCACGCTGACTATGTGAAAAACATGATCACCGGTGCCGCCCAGATGGACGGTGCAATTCTGGTGGTTTCTGCCGCTGATGGGCCCATGCCCCAAACCCGGGAGCACATTCTCTTGGCTAAGCAGGTGGGGGTTCCCAAACTGGTGGTCTTTTTGAACAAGAAAGACATGGTGGACGACGAAGAACTGCTGGAACTGGTGGAATTGGAAGTTCGTGAGTTGCTCAGCGACTACGATTTCCCCGGCGATGATATTCCCATCGTGGCTGGTTCTGCCCTTAAGGCGATCGAAGGTGACGCAGAATATAAAGCTGCCATTCTTGAGTTGATGAAAGCCGTTGATGATTACATCGACACTCCCGAGCGGGAAGTGGATAAACCCTTCTTGATGGCGGTGGAAGACGTATTCTCCATCACTGGTCGGGGTACTGTGGCCACTGGTCGGATTGAACGGGGTAAAGTTAAAGTCGGTGAAACCGTGGAAATCGTGGGCATTAAAGACACCCGTAACACCACCGTTACCGGTGTGGAAATGTTCCAAAAAACCTTGGATGAAGGTATGGCTGGAGACAACGTCGGTCTGCTTCTCCGGGGTGTACAAAAAGAGGACATCGAACGGGGGATGGTTTTAGCCAAGCCCGGTTCCATCACTCCCCACACCGAATTTGAAGGCGAAGTTTATGTGCTCAAGAAAGAAGAAGGCGGTCGCCACACTCCTTTCTTTGCCAACTATCGCCCCCAGTTCTATGTGCGGACAACGGACGTAACCGGAACCATCAAGAGCTACACCGCTGATGATGGCAGTGCTGTGGAAATGGTTATGCCTGGCGATCGTATCAAAATGACCGTTGAGCTGATCAACCCCATCGCCATTGAACAAGGGATGCGTTTTGCTATCCGTGAAGGTGGTCGTACCATCGGTGCCGGTGTTGTTTCTAAGATTTTGAAGTAG